tatgatcaaaatactacacgcctgtcacgatgagaaacatgctgaaaatttccagatctcacacttgctaacacgagtcgtgtcagccccgtgactttcatctcttttgcattttcttggccacgcttcatcctaacacggtcagtttcaggtgacacaagtggtagtgtcagacctcatgtagcttgatttttcacttccttcgaaactcccctttttgtactttttcgcattgatttgtctcgatttattcctttgagcctgtaAACactaaaatacacaaccaaaacataaaatgtagaagaatgaagtaaaacacttgacaatataaagcaaagacgactaaaatcaacggtaaataaacgtgtaaaaaccactgatcatctTCGTAACAAACTAATGAATGCAATATTGAACTTCTTCTTCGTTCTCTTTCATTTCTTCTCTGCACTCACAGAGCTTCGTTCTTCTCCATTAATGGAGTTTCTTAGCATTCATTCATCACTCACATTTGCTTAGAGTTAACCTGACgtaaagtggaataaaaaaagtTTGGAGGATGAGAGTTTCACTTCTGCTTATATGTTTTATAGGAAAGAGATAGAAAGATGAAATGCTGCTTTAATATATGCATGTGGGAAATTGTATATCTTTAGAATTCAAAATGACTTTTAATGTTGTTTACATTAACCGTGAAGATAGTGGTTGGGTTATAATGTTTCAACTTTATTAGTAgaatttcaataaataaaataaatcccATCCGTCAAAACACGAATACCGATTCATTTACCCCCTCAAAATATGTAATAGGGCTTTTAAGTATCAAGATTAGTGGGAgttgattaaataataaaaataaaataaaaatgtaaaaaaaattgatgttaTGGTTTATAGAAAACAGGTAGAATTTAAAGGAGATATGAAGTTGTGATGGTGTGAACTGGAAAAGTGTGTATTGAaaagtataataaaataaaataaatattcagaGATTGGGTTGAACAATTGAATTATGAGTAAGTGGAAGTGTTTAGTGGAGcatttaaagaataaataaaataaataaataaataaaatatgtgaaAACATTTGTGGTGATAACAAATCAGCAGCCTTTAATGTCCAAACAATGTGGTGAGTGTAGTGTAGAAAAAAGACTTAGGGTCTGTTTAGTTCGAGGTAGAGCAAGAGGAgagaatatttataataaaatgtgtttggttcaatttttaggaggggaggggagcaaaatctctccaaatgacactttttgcgtcccccgaatcggggggattcggaggggaggggaggaaatccgagttttattttaataaatttactaaaatatcctcagttttattttattattttaaaattattattttattttatgttggtGCTTTTCTTTTTGCGAGTTTTTCTCTATTGCTTCCATcaagttattataattattcttcaccttcaaattattttttatttttttatttaataaaaattataattactgtaattttttgtttctttctataatttattttatgtattcaaaagtttTTATCAACACATAATTTATTTTGTGTCGAGAGTTATAATACGAATCAAGTGTactcatttttttaatgttatgtgatatgttatgactttttaatcactcaattatacaaatattattaccaaaaaaatatttatgatattttCATCTTTTAATATCATctcacttatataaaattacaaggataaaattgtaaattattattaaaatccctcccctcccctcgtgaaccaaacatatttttaaacgaaaTTTCTCCCTTCCtttcccctcccctcgtttgaaccaaacatatatataattacaaaaaataccTCCCCTCCTCTCCACTCCTTttcccttccctccattaaaatcacTCTCATTCcctcccctcatttgaaccaaacagactctTAGGTTCTcttgaaattaatttaaattaattttgaattagtAGGGTTAAACCTTATTTTTCGaggtcttttaatttttaatttttatagatGTATAGATTATATTAGAttttcaatctataatataagaaaattaatggttgtggaaaaatccaaaatacccttatttgattttttgcgaccacattaaaattgtggttttttggtctttgtaccataaagttcttaattttattattaattatattttatcaaacttatcaaatctctctctattctctattttttttctcttccatCTCTTTcttacttctttcttccaaaaaaaatctatcaatctatcaatctataatataagaaaattaatggttgtggcaaaatccaaaatacccttatttgattttttgccaccacattaaaattgtggttttttggtctttgtaccttaaagttcttaattttattattaaaataatgcaactcttatattttatcaaacttatcaaatctctctctattctctattttttttctttttcatcactttctcacttctttcttccaaaaaaaatctaccaatctataatataagaaaattaatggttgtgaaaaagtccaaaatacccttattttttgtaaatgatacctaaacaaaaatgaagcctgtatacggaaaaaaatctattattgacataaatatttttatatacgagaaattgtatttatgatcaaatattttcgatcaaaaaatagtatacgggaaaaaatatattattgatctaaatattttaatatacgaaaatttaatattgatccaaatatttttgtaaataatacctaaacaaaaataatatttgtatacggaaaaaaaatttattatttatgaaaaagggtaattatgacccaaatattttttatttaaaaattgtatacgggaaaaaaatttattattaatctaaatattttgatatacgaaatttactattgatccaaatatttttgtaaatgatacctaaacaaaaatgaagtttatatacgggaaaaaatctattattgattcaaatatttttatatacgagaaatgatatttataattaaatattattaatccaaaaatgatatatggaaaaaaatctattattaacttaaatatttttatatatgaaataatcaatcatttatttttatttttttttattttttatcatttttatttaaaataaatgatgtattcaaATTCGTTTAACTTAACTGAACAGAACTCGTGCGTATGCaggagtttgttactagttttataAGAAACAGATttcttattaatattaatgtattTAAGAGAATCTTATTTTAATCTTCACACAAACACACCCTACATTTCTATACATTTTGAAACACATGAATCAAACTCTTCCCAAATCTATTAGGCAGGAACTGTGGTGCTAACTGGTTACATTTTCATTTTGATATAGATTGGTACAACTCCTTCCATTCCATAACTGTATTTGGTAAGAATTTACTTTCTTTCTCTCATTGTCTTCAATGCGTCGGTACCTCCCAAATTGCATGATCCATCTTTTATGCCCCACCCTTTCTTTCATGTcacattttttcaataaaaacacATAATAACGGAGGGGAAAAAACTTTAGCACTTTGTCTCTACAAGGGTGATTTTTGTTCATTTTGGATTTCAAATTCTATcaaagtttaattttttattattcttgttTTCGATTTTTGGATTAATtagtgatgtttttttttttttaaaattatatattgatTTGGCTTTTTATGCAGGAGAAGATGGGTACAGAAAATATACACGGTCCTCAACATTTTGATCTGAATACTGGTGCAAAGATACCAGCAATTGGTCTTGGAACATGGAAAGCTTCTCCTGGTGTTGTTGGGGATGCTGTTGTTTCTGCAGTCAAGGTAGTTATTCTGCATTTGTGTGCCTTAATAATGTTTTCGTACTTTCAACACGGACACAAACACAACATTGACGTGTAGACACCTTTGATAATACGATAAATGAAAGTGATTGAATGTAATCACATGTGCCAGTATTAGATATTAACACGTTTTGGACACCAGACACGACAGACACCCTTTCAATTTGAGTTTGTTAGTCATTCCTCggtgataattttttatttgtatgaATTGCCTCAATCAATGCTTTGTTCAGGCTGGCTACAGACATATAGATTGTGCTCGGGTATATGATAATGAAAAAGAGGTAACCGGAATTTAAAAGTTTATATTTAATGCTAGGAAATTTGTGTAGGATtttctttggatttttttatgctaGGGAATTTGTATTTGATGCAGGTAGGGGAGGCATTGAAAACACTGTTTTCTAATGGGGTAGTAGAACGTAGTGAAATGTTCATCACATCGAAGCTATGGTATGTGTTTGGACTAATTATTATACTCAAAGATTATTGATCTCGTTTTTTCCAAATCAAGCTCTTGATGTATTGGAGAGTACTTAATATGTATTTCATTTGTCAGTTGTTTATAATATATCAGCATCTAGAAGAGAATGAAAAGTGGACCCTCAATTGATCCTCTGAAGATTAATGTGTCCCTGTCGTCACATTTAGACTTCTGTCATCAAATTAGTTGCCCAAAAGTATACAATTGTCACCCGAAAAGGAATAAATTGATGACACAAAAGAACTTATTTGTTAAGAAGTTTGTATATCTAAGGACTATGGGGATCAATTTAGTGAAACAGATTATTTAGAAGACCAGTATGATGGCATTTAATATTTCAGGAACTATCTTTGCCAGTGTAGTCCAGATCGAATGCTGGATCATAAGATCGCAAGATCTTACATACCAAGGATGCCTGAGAGTGCTATTATCAAAAAAATATCGTTTTCGTTGTTGGTGTGGTCAAGATCGAGCTTTTAGTAGCAAAATCGTTAAAAAAAACGTGCAGGCCCTTTTTTGTTTGGCCTGAATTATAATTTTCATGTTTTTGTGTATGTGTGTACAAATATATTTGAAATTACCATTTCTCCCTTTGGTAGGATCTTATGTGCTGTGCTAACGATCCGAGTTTTACGATCTTTCACCAGCCGACCGATCCTACTTAAGATCTCGTGCTTTACTACACTGATATTTGCTACAAAGCTCTATAGGACTAATGCAATTTACACTATGATATTTGGAGGACTAGGGGTTTACTCGAGAATTGAAAATAAAACCGAAGTTGAATTTTGGTATTTTACATTGCCCTGAAGAGTGTTGAATTATCTCCATGCAGGATTAGTGACTGTGCACCTGAAGATGTTTCAAAGGCACTGACAAAGACTCTAGAGGACCTGCAGCTTGACTACATTGATTTATATCTTGTACGCTCTTGATTTTAAACTCGTCTTAGAACGCAATACTGAAATTGAAGATGGTTGTATGAAAAATTGATGCTTTTGATAGTAAATTCTTTTGTCACAGATTCATTGGCCTTTTAGGACAAAGTCAGGATCAAGGGGTTGGGACCCTGAGGTCATGGCTCCTTTATGTCTTCCCGAGACATGGAATGCGATGGAAGGTTTATTCGCCTCAGGTCAGGCTCGCGCAATTGGTGTCAGCAACTTTTCAACTAAGAAGCTTCAAGACTTACTCAGATACGCTAAGGTTCCACCAGCAGTTAACCAAGTCGAATGCCATCCCGTTTGGCAACAACCCGCTCTTCATAATTTTTGCATGTCTACTGGTGTTCATCTCACAGTAATACTCCGACTAATGTAGATGAGTTTTTTGGGTCCTGCATTTATGTATTTGAGGTTCTTTTTTGCTTACATTTTGTTAACAACTTATGCTTATTTACAGGCATATTCTCCTCTAGGTTCTCCAGGATCATGGGTAAAGGGAGAAATCTTGAAGGAACCAATTTTGATTGAAATTGCTGAAAAACTTAACAAATCTCCTGCACAAGTGGCTCTAAGATGGGGAATTCAAAGTGGTCACAGTGTTCTTCCAAAGAGTGTAAATGAATCAAGGATCAAAGAGAACCTTAGCTTATTTGATTGGTGTATCCCTCCAGAACTCTTCTCAAAATTCTCACAGATTCACCAGGTTTGATCAATGCCTTTGAAAACATAAAAATCAATCAATCTTGCACACGCACATGCATGCATCGAACATTCTTTTATTCGTTTATTTGTTGTTTGATACAGCAAAGGCTACTTAAAGGGGACTTTGCAGTTCATGAAACTTGCAGTCCATACAAAAGTCTTGAAGATTTGTGGGATGGAGAAATATGAAACGGTGATATTGAAGAAGCTCAGGATGTAATCTGACACtgaaatattattttctaaatGTGAATTGAAGGAATGTCTTCTAAACATATCTATTatttgagtttggattgaattctTATTAGATTTACAACAAGATTATTGGCAACAATTGTTTCACCTATAATTTAGCTTCTGCTTATTTTGTAAAAGTATTTTTTTCCTAAAATTTATATCAGTTTTATTTGTTAGCATGAAGAAGATAGATTTTTTAAAGTGAGCTATTGTGATAGAGAGAAGATAAGGTGATAGGTAGTAATGTTgcatttcataaaataataaaaatagttctTTTGACATTTTCTGTTGTCTTATGCTGTTAAAGGAGAGTGTTAGAGTGTTGACCTTAGCATTCCTATTGAATGTAATAATTATAGGTGACTTATGCTGTTAGAGGAGTGTGTTAGAGTGTTTGACCTTAGCATTCCTATTGTTGCTTATATTTGAGACGTATATTTGAGACGGGAGCGAGTATTAcaataaatatttaaaacatgAATTATTTTTTACCGAAAAACTCTAACTGGTGAAAACAATATGCTATTAATAACTTTTT
The Vicia villosa cultivar HV-30 ecotype Madison, WI linkage group LG6, Vvil1.0, whole genome shotgun sequence genome window above contains:
- the LOC131611828 gene encoding NADPH-dependent aldo-keto reductase, chloroplastic-like, yielding MGTENIHGPQHFDLNTGAKIPAIGLGTWKASPGVVGDAVVSAVKAGYRHIDCARVYDNEKEVGEALKTLFSNGVVERSEMFITSKLWISDCAPEDVSKALTKTLEDLQLDYIDLYLIHWPFRTKSGSRGWDPEVMAPLCLPETWNAMEGLFASGQARAIGVSNFSTKKLQDLLRYAKVPPAVNQVECHPVWQQPALHNFCMSTGVHLTAYSPLGSPGSWVKGEILKEPILIEIAEKLNKSPAQVALRWGIQSGHSVLPKSVNESRIKENLSLFDWCIPPELFSKFSQIHQQRLLKGDFAVHETCSPYKSLEDLWDGEI